One window of Anaerolineae bacterium genomic DNA carries:
- a CDS encoding DnaJ domain-containing protein: MTFSAWDKGAGEQGEEDYYRILGVEDDASQEEIRAAYRDLVRQYHPDAGLVKGTAFFFRQIQQAYETLGDPQRRQEYDERLRREGKRPPRLFALDVLPGPAELACVDEPQLLYLLITLTPLANRPQPHTRLNLCLVIDCSTSMKGERLAAVREAILHLVEEMQSDDILSLVAFSDTAQVLLPPQHTPPSRVLRPILASLTTDGGTEIFQGLQAGLSLVGRTRSDHQINHLLLLTDGHTYGDAQKCLLAARSAARQDIGISAFGVGHDWNEDFLDHLTAAAGGQVVFIENPAGIGRAFLEHLRQLKEAWITDLTMRLYYTPAARFKAAFALTPELRMLEETDGELALGSLPYTRPRHVLVESIVSPLEAGTHRVLQVEAAGMVPAYGTPAVQRKVVRVPFRSQGVTRPLMPAAIVEAAQKVSLLRMQKLIEEEAGQGRVPQATTLLEGLATRLMQEGQDELAGVLIQEARLLAETGRLSPAGAKRLRFGTRALQPLLPGGTE; this comes from the coding sequence ATGACCTTTTCCGCATGGGACAAGGGTGCAGGGGAACAAGGCGAAGAGGACTACTACCGCATACTGGGGGTGGAGGATGACGCCTCACAGGAGGAAATTCGCGCCGCGTACCGGGACCTGGTGCGGCAGTATCATCCGGACGCCGGCCTGGTCAAAGGGACGGCCTTTTTCTTCCGCCAGATCCAGCAGGCCTACGAAACCTTGGGCGACCCCCAGCGCCGGCAGGAATACGACGAGCGCCTGCGGCGGGAAGGGAAGCGCCCGCCGCGGCTGTTCGCGCTGGATGTCCTGCCCGGGCCGGCGGAACTGGCCTGCGTGGACGAGCCTCAGCTCCTGTACCTGCTCATCACCCTGACGCCGCTGGCGAACCGCCCCCAGCCCCATACGCGCCTCAACCTCTGCCTGGTGATTGACTGCAGTACCTCCATGAAGGGGGAGCGGTTGGCCGCTGTGCGAGAGGCCATCCTGCACCTGGTGGAGGAAATGCAGTCCGATGACATACTTTCCCTGGTGGCTTTTTCCGACACGGCGCAAGTGCTCCTGCCCCCACAGCACACCCCGCCGTCGCGCGTCCTGCGGCCCATTCTGGCATCCCTGACCACCGACGGCGGAACGGAGATATTCCAGGGCCTGCAGGCCGGCCTGTCCCTGGTGGGGCGCACCCGTTCCGACCACCAAATTAATCACCTCTTACTGCTCACGGACGGTCACACCTATGGGGACGCGCAGAAATGCCTGCTGGCGGCGCGATCCGCGGCGCGGCAGGATATCGGCATCTCTGCCTTCGGTGTCGGCCATGACTGGAACGAGGACTTTTTGGACCATCTGACGGCGGCCGCCGGCGGACAGGTGGTCTTTATCGAAAACCCTGCCGGCATCGGGCGCGCCTTTCTGGAACATCTGCGCCAACTGAAGGAGGCCTGGATCACCGACCTGACCATGCGGCTGTATTATACGCCGGCCGCCCGCTTCAAGGCGGCCTTTGCCCTGACACCCGAACTGCGGATGCTGGAGGAGACAGATGGGGAACTGGCGCTGGGAAGCCTGCCGTACACCCGCCCGCGCCATGTGCTGGTGGAAAGCATCGTCAGCCCCCTTGAAGCAGGGACGCATCGGGTGCTTCAGGTGGAAGCGGCCGGCATGGTGCCGGCCTACGGCACGCCGGCGGTTCAGCGCAAGGTCGTGCGGGTGCCCTTCCGCTCCCAGGGCGTCACCCGGCCGTTGATGCCGGCGGCCATCGTAGAAGCGGCCCAGAAGGTCTCTTTGCTCCGGATGCAGAAGCTGATCGAGGAAGAAGCAGGGCAGGGGCGGGTGCCGCAGGCCACCACCCTGTTGGAAGGGCTAGCGACCCGGCTGATGCAGGAGGGGCAGGACGAACTGGCCGGCGTGCTCATACAGGAAGCGCGTCTGCTGGCGGAGACCGGCCGGCTTTCCCCCGCCGGCGCCAAGCGCTTGCGCTTCGGCACGCGTGCCCTCCAGCCACTGCTCCCCGGCGGAACAGAGTGA
- a CDS encoding FHA domain-containing protein, whose amino-acid sequence MPVCPTCGHPYILNTIFCEQCGTALQPLHQTEGLASAGTRAPTGPAPAVVLEMLSGAHQFRLPTDALPAVIGRADAGQTSRPQVDLAPYGGLERGVSRQHARLVWQDGRLMIEDLASTNGTWVNDVRLAPNVPHPLRDGDILRLGTLRLRVQVRAGGTALEHHVSEHK is encoded by the coding sequence ATGCCGGTCTGTCCCACCTGCGGCCACCCGTATATCCTGAACACCATTTTCTGCGAGCAGTGCGGCACCGCCCTGCAGCCCCTGCACCAGACAGAGGGGCTCGCATCCGCCGGCACCCGCGCCCCAACCGGCCCTGCGCCGGCGGTGGTGCTGGAAATGCTATCTGGCGCACACCAGTTTCGGCTCCCAACGGACGCTCTGCCGGCCGTCATCGGGCGCGCCGATGCCGGCCAGACGAGCCGGCCGCAGGTGGACCTGGCGCCCTACGGTGGGCTGGAGCGCGGGGTCTCGCGCCAGCATGCCCGGCTGGTATGGCAGGACGGCCGCCTGATGATAGAGGACCTCGCCAGCACCAACGGCACCTGGGTCAATGATGTGCGGCTGGCCCCCAATGTGCCTCACCCTCTGCGGGATGGGGACATCCTGCGGCTGGGCACCCTGCGCCTGCGGGTGCAGGTGCGCGCCGGCGGTACGGCTCT